In Streptomyces seoulensis, the following are encoded in one genomic region:
- a CDS encoding GlsB/YeaQ/YmgE family stress response membrane protein: MEISGLISAIIIGIVIGVLGRLVVPGRQHIGVIVTILVGIVAALLGTAIAAGLGVADTDGPDWIEWLIQIALAAVGIAALDRTVGRRH; the protein is encoded by the coding sequence ATGGAGATTTCAGGACTCATCAGCGCCATCATCATCGGCATAGTGATCGGCGTGCTGGGCCGGCTCGTCGTGCCCGGTCGCCAGCACATCGGTGTGATCGTCACCATCCTCGTCGGCATCGTGGCCGCCCTGCTGGGCACGGCGATCGCGGCGGGCCTGGGGGTCGCGGACACCGACGGGCCGGACTGGATCGAGTGGCTGATCCAGATCGCGCTGGCCGCCGTCGGCATCGCCGCGCTGGACCGGACGGTGGGCCGCCGCCACTGA
- a CDS encoding GNAT family N-acetyltransferase has protein sequence MDHAAVLARYDLDMRQGARPDAPGARIERAGAVVRQVAGERGWNGVVWSGLDAAGADRAIEEQIAYFTGLGRDFEWKLYGHDGPEDLGERLSAAGFRAEEPETLMVGEIARLALEERLPDGVRLVRAADAAGVGLVVAVHERVFGTDGTALRDHLLARLAAGPGTVLAVVALAGEEPVASARLELVPGGDFAGLWGGGTVEEWRGRGLYRALVAHRTRVAAAHGCRHVQVDASAMSRPVLERLGLHALTTTTPYLYKR, from the coding sequence ATGGATCACGCCGCGGTACTCGCCCGCTACGACCTGGACATGCGGCAGGGCGCCCGACCCGACGCGCCCGGCGCCCGGATCGAGCGGGCGGGTGCCGTGGTGCGCCAGGTCGCGGGCGAGCGGGGCTGGAACGGTGTCGTCTGGTCCGGCCTCGACGCGGCCGGCGCGGATCGCGCGATCGAGGAGCAGATCGCGTACTTCACGGGCCTGGGCCGGGACTTCGAGTGGAAGCTCTACGGCCACGACGGGCCGGAGGATCTGGGCGAGCGGCTGAGCGCGGCGGGGTTTCGGGCCGAGGAGCCCGAGACGCTGATGGTCGGCGAGATCGCACGACTCGCCCTGGAGGAACGGCTCCCGGACGGCGTCCGCCTGGTCCGGGCCGCCGACGCGGCGGGCGTCGGCCTCGTGGTGGCGGTGCACGAGAGGGTCTTCGGCACCGACGGCACCGCCCTGCGCGACCATTTGCTGGCCCGGCTCGCGGCCGGCCCCGGCACGGTCCTCGCCGTGGTCGCGCTGGCCGGGGAGGAGCCGGTGGCCTCCGCCCGGCTGGAACTGGTGCCGGGCGGAGACTTCGCGGGACTCTGGGGCGGCGGCACCGTCGAGGAGTGGCGGGGCCGGGGCCTGTACCGCGCCCTGGTCGCCCACCGCACCCGCGTCGCCGCCGCCCACGGCTGCCGTCATGTCCAGGTGGACGCCTCCGCCATGAGCCGCCCGGTTCTGGAACGCCTCGGGCTGCACGCCCTGACCACCACGACGCCGTACCTGTACAAGAGGTGA